The Paramixta manurensis region GACCTTCCAGGGTGAAGTGAAAGCCCGCCCGGCGAAAATGACCGAGTCTGAGTTCCTGTGGCAGCATAATCAGGACCCGATGGCGGTAGACAAACTGGCTCAAGGCATCCGCAACTTCGCGGTTGACCAGGGCAAACTTGAGAAGATGATTGCCGACCTGCTGTAATCCTTCCGACGTGGCCGGTCTGCGGCCACGTTTTCCTGTTTTATGCATCTCCCGCTTACGTGTATTATCCTTGCCATTGACCCTCTGTAAAACGCGCTGCTTCTGTTCGGTAGGCCGTTAACACTCAGTGAATAACAGCATGAATATATTACGTATAGGATTAGTTTCCGTTTCTGACCGCGCCGCGAATGGGATTTATCAGGATGAAGGTATTCCTGCCTTACAGGCGTGGTTAGAACAGGCGTTGACCACGCCGTTTGAGATTGAAACGCGTCTGGTTCCCGATGAGCAGCCGATGATTGAACAAGCCTTGTGTGAGTTGGTTGACGAGCGTTTCTGTCAGTTAGTGCTGACCACTGGCGGAACCGGGCCAGCACGGCGAGATGTTACGCCCGATGCCACCTTAGCGGTGGCCGATCGTGAAATGCCGGGTTTTGGCGAGCAGATGCGGCAAATCAGCCTCAATTTTGTGCCAACCGCCATTCTTTCACGCCAGGTCGGCGTTATCCGCAAGCAGTCGCTAATTCTCAATTTGCCCGGCCAACCTAAATCAATCAAAGAAACGCTGGAAGGTTTGAAAGATGCCGAAGGCGCAACGCGAGTTGCGGGGATTTTCGCCAGCGTGCCTTATTGCATCCAATTGTTGGAGGGGCCCTATATCGAGACTGATGACCAGGTTGTCGCCGCGTTCCGTCCGAAAAGTGCCCGTCGCCCGCCACAAGCGTAATGCGTCAGCCGCCAGCTATGCCTGAAGGCTTCTCTGCGCAAAGGAATAATAATGCCATCATCACTGCATCACCGGTTGTCTCGTCAGGATTATAAAACGCTGTCGTTGGCCGCCCTGGGTGGCGCACTCGAGTTTTACGATTTTATTATTTATGTTTTTTTCGCGGCGGTGATTGGCGAACGCTTTTTCCCGGCCGATGTTCCCGATTGGTTACGCCAGGTCCAAACATTTGGGATTTTCGCCGCCGGTTATCTGGCGCGTCCGCTGGGTGGCATGATAATGGCGCACTTTGGCGACCGCGTGGGGCGCAAGAAGATGTTTAGCCTCAGCATTTTGTTAATGGCGTTACCGACGCTGGCGATAGGATTATTACCAACCTGGCAAACGTTGGGCGTTGCCGCCCCGTTGTTGCTCCTGGTAATGCGCGTCTTGCAGGGCGCCGCGATTGGCGGCGAAGTGCCGGGAGCGTGGGTGTTTGTCGCGGAACATGTGCCGGAAAAACGGATTGGCTTCGCTTGCGGTACGCTAACCGCGGGTCTAACGGCTGGTATTTTACTGGGCTCGCTGGTTGCCACGGTGATCAATTCCACTCTGAGCGCCAGCGTGATTAGTGACATTGGCTGGCGTATTCCTTTTTTTCTCGGCGGTATCTTTGGTTTAGTGGCGATGTATTTACGCCGCTGGTTGCAGGAAACCCCGGTCTTCCAACAGTTGAAGGCACGCGAGGCGCTGTCGAAAACGCTGCCGCTGAAGGCGGTGTTACTCAGCCATAAGCGCGGAGTGGCGCTTTCAATGTTGCTCACGTGGCTGCTTTCCGCCTGCATTGTGGTGGTGATCCTGATGGCGCCGGCTTTACTACAAAAACAGCAGGGAATTCCGGCGGCGTTAACGCTACAGGCAAATAGTTTGGCGACGGTTATGTTGCTGGCAGGCTGTATTTTATCCGGCCTGATTGTTGATCGTTGGGGCGCGGCATTAACGTTAGGCATTGGAAGTATTTTACTGGCGATAGGCAGCACACTCTTTTTTTACTGCGCGGCGTGGGGCAGCGGATATTTATTCGCTACCTATGCCATCGCCGGGTTAAGCGTTGGCGTGGTCGGGGTGGTGCCATTTGTGATGG contains the following coding sequences:
- a CDS encoding MFS transporter; protein product: MPSSLHHRLSRQDYKTLSLAALGGALEFYDFIIYVFFAAVIGERFFPADVPDWLRQVQTFGIFAAGYLARPLGGMIMAHFGDRVGRKKMFSLSILLMALPTLAIGLLPTWQTLGVAAPLLLLVMRVLQGAAIGGEVPGAWVFVAEHVPEKRIGFACGTLTAGLTAGILLGSLVATVINSTLSASVISDIGWRIPFFLGGIFGLVAMYLRRWLQETPVFQQLKAREALSKTLPLKAVLLSHKRGVALSMLLTWLLSACIVVVILMAPALLQKQQGIPAALTLQANSLATVMLLAGCILSGLIVDRWGAALTLGIGSILLAIGSTLFFYCAAWGSGYLFATYAIAGLSVGVVGVVPFVMVRAFPAAVRFSGISFSYNLSYAIFGGLTPIVVTLLIKTTPMAPAWYVLALAMMGALLGLWLAGNKRHLPLLRALDH
- the mog gene encoding molybdopterin adenylyltransferase — its product is MNILRIGLVSVSDRAANGIYQDEGIPALQAWLEQALTTPFEIETRLVPDEQPMIEQALCELVDERFCQLVLTTGGTGPARRDVTPDATLAVADREMPGFGEQMRQISLNFVPTAILSRQVGVIRKQSLILNLPGQPKSIKETLEGLKDAEGATRVAGIFASVPYCIQLLEGPYIETDDQVVAAFRPKSARRPPQA